Proteins from one Thioflavicoccus mobilis 8321 genomic window:
- a CDS encoding lytic transglycosylase domain-containing protein, whose protein sequence is MIERAWRHVLALTAVLLLLAGCATTGPGQSPGGGTAMLPEPATIADNVAFWRNVYGTWGRDDVAIHDDEYLGVVYEVAHLKGDSSAQRDLVRSRKAHYQWRLASLEEKVAAGRPLTREERALRDKLVAAGGRDAIAGAAERVRSQRGLRERFRRGLEISGRYEPTFRQIMRAHGVPEDLAFLPHVESSYQVNARSSVGAAGVWQFMPATGRQFMTVDRAVDERLDPVIAADGAARYLGDAYSRLGSWPLAITSYNHGVGGMQRAKAAYGTDFGAIARNYDGPAFGFSSRNFYACFLAAREVASHPERYFPEGIHRYQPMSEDRLVLRYSLSAPDVARHYGLPLQRLSALNLAWRDPVRSGRASLPAGSTVWLPAGSLQRVAGHPQPSASVLLAAATSSAKARTATASKAKPAVKVAAVAESKAATVKHHVVKPNETLYRVALQYELSVDELRRLNRIAPNDNTIRPGQRLRVSS, encoded by the coding sequence ATGATCGAACGTGCCTGGCGCCATGTCCTGGCGCTGACCGCTGTGTTGTTGCTTCTCGCCGGCTGCGCGACGACCGGTCCGGGGCAGTCCCCCGGTGGTGGCACTGCGATGCTCCCCGAGCCGGCGACGATCGCCGACAATGTCGCCTTTTGGCGCAATGTCTATGGTACCTGGGGCCGTGACGATGTCGCGATCCACGACGACGAGTATCTCGGCGTCGTCTACGAGGTCGCCCACCTGAAGGGTGATTCATCGGCGCAGCGGGACCTCGTGCGGTCGCGTAAGGCCCATTACCAGTGGCGTCTAGCGAGCCTCGAGGAGAAGGTCGCGGCCGGGCGGCCCCTTACCCGCGAAGAGCGGGCGTTGCGTGACAAGCTCGTCGCCGCTGGTGGCCGGGATGCCATTGCCGGCGCCGCGGAGCGGGTGCGCTCGCAGCGCGGCCTGCGCGAGCGCTTCCGCCGTGGTCTGGAGATCAGCGGGCGCTACGAGCCCACCTTCCGCCAGATCATGCGCGCCCATGGCGTGCCCGAGGATCTCGCCTTCCTGCCGCACGTCGAGTCTTCTTACCAGGTCAACGCCCGTTCGTCGGTCGGCGCCGCCGGGGTGTGGCAGTTCATGCCGGCGACCGGGCGGCAGTTCATGACGGTCGATCGAGCTGTCGACGAGCGACTCGATCCGGTGATCGCCGCCGATGGCGCGGCGCGCTACCTAGGCGATGCTTACAGCCGCCTCGGCAGCTGGCCACTGGCGATTACCTCCTACAACCACGGCGTCGGCGGCATGCAGCGCGCCAAGGCCGCCTACGGCACCGACTTCGGCGCCATCGCCCGCAATTACGATGGCCCGGCCTTCGGGTTCTCTTCACGCAACTTCTACGCCTGCTTCCTCGCTGCGCGCGAGGTCGCAAGCCATCCCGAGCGGTATTTCCCGGAGGGAATCCACCGCTATCAACCGATGAGCGAGGATCGGCTGGTGCTGCGTTATAGCCTGTCGGCCCCCGACGTTGCCCGCCACTATGGGCTTCCGCTCCAGCGCTTGAGCGCGCTGAACCTCGCCTGGCGTGACCCGGTGCGCTCCGGTCGGGCATCGTTGCCGGCGGGCAGCACCGTCTGGCTGCCGGCCGGTTCGCTGCAACGCGTCGCCGGCCACCCGCAGCCCTCCGCATCGGTGCTGTTGGCGGCGGCGACATCGTCAGCGAAGGCCCGCACGGCCACTGCGTCCAAGGCCAAGCCCGCGGTCAAGGTCGCCGCCGTCGCCGAGTCGAAGGCCGCAACCGTCAAGCACCACGTCGTCAAGCCGAACGAGACCCTTTATCGGGTCGCCCTCCAGTATGAGCTGAGCGTCGACGAGTTGCGGCGTCTCAATCGGATCGCGCCGAACGACAACACCATCCGCCCAGGGCAACGGCTGCGGGTCAGCAGCTGA
- a CDS encoding S49 family peptidase produces the protein MNWKFWKRRRESLVDPQDPQWERTLMGRIASDYVRERRQRRRWGNLFKLLLIGYLFAVLIAFYAEDLAERVGGEGHTSLVKVDGVIGADAEASADRVVGSLRKAFEDEATKGVILRINSPGGSPVQAGYINDEVHRLKEKYREEHDEEMPVYAVAMDLCASGGYYVAVAADEIYVDKASLVGSIGVRIDSFGLDKVLEDLDIERRLMTAGENKGILDPFSPMSEAQRQYIQGVLDQLHGQFIAAVKAGRGDRLQGGDELFSGLFWTGEQAVELGLADGLGSASYVARELIGAETIVDYTQEWDLIERLSRRMGTTAASALKGMIEVLDLPAMR, from the coding sequence ATGAACTGGAAATTCTGGAAGAGACGAAGAGAGAGCCTGGTCGATCCCCAGGACCCGCAGTGGGAGCGCACCCTGATGGGGCGCATCGCCTCGGACTACGTCCGCGAGCGGCGCCAGCGGCGGCGCTGGGGCAATCTGTTCAAGCTGTTGCTGATCGGCTATCTGTTCGCGGTGTTGATCGCCTTCTACGCCGAGGATCTGGCGGAGCGCGTCGGTGGCGAAGGCCACACGTCACTGGTCAAGGTCGACGGCGTGATCGGTGCCGATGCCGAGGCCAGCGCCGATCGGGTTGTCGGCTCGCTACGCAAGGCCTTCGAGGACGAGGCGACCAAGGGCGTCATCCTGCGCATCAACAGCCCGGGCGGCAGCCCGGTGCAGGCCGGTTACATCAACGACGAGGTCCATCGCCTCAAGGAGAAGTACCGCGAGGAGCACGACGAGGAGATGCCGGTCTACGCCGTGGCGATGGACCTCTGCGCCTCGGGTGGCTATTACGTCGCCGTCGCCGCCGACGAGATCTATGTCGACAAGGCGAGCCTGGTCGGCTCGATCGGCGTGCGCATCGACAGCTTCGGCCTCGACAAGGTCCTCGAAGACCTGGATATCGAGCGGCGCCTGATGACGGCCGGTGAGAACAAGGGCATCCTCGACCCCTTCTCGCCGATGAGCGAGGCGCAGCGCCAGTATATCCAGGGCGTTCTGGATCAACTCCACGGGCAATTCATCGCTGCCGTCAAGGCCGGCCGAGGCGATCGACTCCAGGGCGGTGACGAGCTGTTCAGTGGTCTGTTCTGGACCGGGGAACAGGCCGTCGAACTCGGCCTCGCCGACGGGCTCGGCAGTGCCAGCTATGTCGCGCGCGAGCTGATCGGGGCCGAGACCATCGTCGACTACACGCAGGAATGGGACCTGATCGAGCGCCTCTCGCGCCGGATGGGGACAACCGCGGCCAGCGCCCTGAAGGGCATGATCGAGGTGCTGGACTTGCCGGCGATGCGTTGA
- a CDS encoding HAD-IA family hydrolase — MSFELIVFDWDGTLMDSEARIVACIQTAFADLGEPPPSAAAARNIIGLGLDEAMAMLWPDATLARRRDVMDRYRAHFLGGNETPSDLFPEARAALAWLSQRGHLLAVATGKSRRGLDEVLAATGLDTVFHATRCADETRSKPYPDMLLELMDELGVAASATLMVGDTEYDIQMAHNAGAAALAVCYGVHERERLLAQHPLACLESLGELPGWLGRLAEVSTDGLPLPA, encoded by the coding sequence ATGAGCTTCGAGCTGATCGTCTTCGATTGGGATGGCACGCTGATGGACTCGGAGGCCCGCATCGTCGCCTGCATCCAGACCGCCTTTGCCGATCTCGGCGAGCCGCCGCCCTCGGCCGCGGCGGCGCGCAACATCATCGGCCTGGGCCTCGACGAGGCGATGGCCATGCTGTGGCCGGACGCGACGCTGGCCCGGCGGCGTGACGTCATGGATCGCTACCGCGCCCACTTCCTCGGCGGCAACGAGACCCCGTCGGACCTCTTTCCCGAGGCGCGCGCGGCCCTCGCGTGGCTCAGCCAGCGCGGCCATCTGCTTGCGGTGGCCACGGGCAAGAGCCGCCGCGGTCTCGACGAGGTCCTCGCGGCGACGGGCCTCGACACCGTCTTCCACGCCACCCGCTGCGCCGACGAGACGCGCTCCAAGCCCTATCCGGACATGCTGCTCGAACTCATGGACGAACTCGGCGTCGCCGCCTCGGCGACCCTGATGGTCGGCGATACCGAGTACGACATCCAGATGGCGCACAATGCCGGCGCCGCGGCATTGGCTGTCTGCTACGGGGTGCATGAACGCGAACGGCTGCTCGCCCAGCATCCGCTCGCCTGTCTGGAGTCGCTCGGCGAGCTACCCGGCTGGCTGGGCCGACTTGCCGAGGTGTCCACCGATGGTTTGCCGCTGCCGGCCTAG
- a CDS encoding Maf family protein gives MKPLVLASTSPFRRDLLTRLRLPFTTAAPEVDESRRPGESAQDLVLRLAEAKARAIAPTHPQALIIGSDQVACLDTRILGKPGDRANAIAQLEETSGRTVTFLTGLCLLEGVGGPCRVLCEPFRVHFRSLSRAQIEAYVDLEEPFNSAGSIRSEGLGIALFERLEGDDPAALIGLPLIQLTRLLGEAGVDVLAAR, from the coding sequence ATGAAGCCCCTCGTGCTCGCCTCGACGTCTCCGTTCCGCCGCGACCTGCTGACTCGCCTGAGGCTGCCGTTCACGACGGCGGCGCCGGAGGTCGACGAATCACGGCGGCCGGGGGAATCGGCGCAAGACCTCGTCCTGCGCCTCGCCGAGGCGAAGGCCCGGGCCATCGCGCCAACGCATCCGCAGGCGCTGATCATCGGCTCGGATCAGGTCGCCTGCCTCGACACGAGGATCCTCGGCAAGCCGGGCGACCGCGCGAATGCGATCGCCCAGCTCGAGGAGACCTCGGGGCGCACCGTCACCTTCCTGACCGGCCTGTGCCTGCTAGAGGGGGTTGGAGGGCCATGCCGCGTCCTCTGCGAGCCCTTTCGCGTCCATTTCCGCAGCTTGAGCCGTGCCCAGATCGAGGCCTACGTGGACCTCGAAGAGCCCTTCAATAGCGCCGGCAGCATCCGTTCCGAGGGGCTCGGGATCGCCCTCTTCGAGCGTCTCGAAGGCGACGACCCGGCCGCCCTGATCGGCCTGCCATTGATCCAACTGACCCGCCTGCTGGGCGAGGCCGGCGTCGACGTCCTCGCGGCACGCTGA